One window of the Chryseobacterium camelliae genome contains the following:
- a CDS encoding TonB-dependent receptor — MFQINVNIPIALREKYYIIIVFLLSQMAVGQRKIPVQVRDSDTHLPVEAATVVLTKKSDTLVMRQLQSDRNGYSTFTGIPVGRYQLRFNKQGYKELKTNIEIQNSDLNLQEVHIGLQETVIDEVKIKPLSVKVHSDTVQYNAAQYTTRPDARTEDLLRRLPGIFVDHDSNVLVKSKEAEQILVNGEAFFGDDKKRAIQMIPAELIDNIQVYSSAKKESGQGIPDETKITTINIITKKKQSFFGDVQAGTGLVKRHNLSGNISTLGKKANYSIIAQDDNAGLTGSGSHKMPSGNSPRSIQKRLAGINISYSKSPALRFYGSTEIDDTRSLSRESGKFRTLLPGGVVQYNSTETNSSLHNISLRFNYTLNARIDSLTTLNVNTNILTGRTLTQQNSQSYIMQNQLPVNTVHNTVNGKQRTASGYLNAYISRKFRKKGRSISAGWHAGINRLRQNDTISVFSMDNPVSTQLNTGDNMSTSVSVSAQYTEPVHQYGSMTVSYSLSKSYNTNNRNIVQDYPGFSSVFLETKTTTLTQQAQTRYAYQRERYEISGGLNLQQTELDTGSNHTTKSMQFSPDLHFTYRPNTVRSFVLNYRNMMTPPAGILLQPIIDNTNPLFIRYGNQDLKPSLTHFLDFSYNTVNSNSQPFLINLNAVLYENEIVEQVTADAAGFQSTKPMNFSGNYLFSFNISKSAELKRSEINMNFNTNVMYRYSGNIVNGVENHTKISTIRETIAASKTFGEALDVSLNFQPSLIISTNTLDASKTSFFTYTSGLDLSWSNDTWKLTGYGSHSHYGRFNTSRSRSFFMANLFIERKISQLRPLYLHLAYYNITNSKDYINRIISGNTLLDSAKEMMPPYLMFGVKWNILKNN; from the coding sequence TTGTTTCAAATTAATGTGAATATCCCCATTGCATTGCGTGAGAAATACTATATAATCATAGTTTTCCTGCTCAGTCAGATGGCTGTGGGGCAGAGGAAAATTCCGGTACAGGTCAGGGATTCAGACACGCATCTCCCCGTAGAGGCTGCTACTGTAGTACTGACGAAGAAAAGTGATACCCTTGTAATGCGCCAATTGCAATCGGACAGAAACGGATATTCTACTTTTACCGGTATTCCTGTGGGAAGGTATCAGCTGCGTTTCAACAAGCAGGGTTACAAGGAATTGAAAACCAATATTGAAATCCAGAACTCCGACCTTAATCTACAGGAGGTGCACATCGGCCTGCAGGAAACCGTTATCGACGAGGTAAAGATAAAACCCCTGTCGGTAAAAGTACATTCGGATACCGTACAGTATAACGCTGCACAATATACAACCAGGCCTGATGCCCGCACGGAAGACCTCCTCAGGCGCCTGCCGGGAATTTTCGTGGATCATGACAGCAATGTATTGGTCAAGAGTAAAGAAGCGGAACAGATCCTGGTGAATGGCGAAGCTTTTTTCGGTGATGACAAAAAAAGAGCCATCCAGATGATCCCTGCTGAACTGATTGACAACATACAGGTCTACTCTTCTGCAAAGAAAGAAAGCGGACAGGGTATTCCGGATGAAACCAAAATCACGACCATCAATATCATCACCAAAAAAAAGCAGTCTTTTTTCGGTGACGTGCAGGCCGGGACCGGGTTGGTGAAACGGCACAACCTATCCGGTAACATCAGCACCTTGGGTAAAAAGGCCAACTACAGCATCATTGCACAGGATGACAATGCAGGCCTTACGGGCAGCGGCAGCCATAAGATGCCTTCAGGAAACAGTCCGCGGTCCATACAGAAAAGGCTTGCAGGAATTAATATATCCTATTCCAAATCGCCTGCACTCCGGTTTTACGGAAGCACTGAAATTGATGACACCAGGAGCCTTTCCAGGGAATCCGGCAAGTTCCGGACGCTGCTGCCGGGTGGCGTGGTGCAGTATAACAGTACTGAAACCAATTCTTCGTTACACAATATTTCCTTGCGGTTCAATTATACGCTTAATGCCCGGATCGACTCCCTGACAACCCTGAATGTCAATACCAACATTTTAACAGGCCGTACATTAACACAACAGAACAGCCAGTCTTACATCATGCAAAACCAGCTCCCTGTCAATACGGTCCATAATACCGTAAACGGAAAACAACGGACAGCCAGCGGTTACCTGAATGCCTATATCAGCAGGAAGTTCAGAAAAAAAGGAAGAAGTATTTCAGCAGGCTGGCATGCAGGCATCAACCGCCTCCGGCAAAATGATACCATCAGTGTATTTTCTATGGATAATCCTGTTTCAACACAGCTGAATACCGGTGATAACATGAGCACCTCAGTTTCCGTATCTGCACAGTATACCGAACCTGTACACCAATATGGCAGCATGACCGTAAGTTACAGCCTGTCCAAGTCATACAACACCAACAACAGGAACATCGTTCAGGACTATCCCGGTTTTTCATCCGTTTTTCTGGAGACAAAGACAACTACCCTTACTCAGCAGGCACAAACACGGTATGCATATCAACGTGAGCGCTATGAAATTTCAGGCGGCCTCAACCTACAGCAGACGGAACTGGATACCGGGAGCAACCATACCACCAAAAGCATGCAGTTCTCTCCTGACCTGCACTTTACTTACAGGCCCAATACTGTACGTTCTTTTGTCCTGAATTACCGCAATATGATGACCCCGCCTGCCGGTATTTTGTTGCAGCCCATTATAGATAATACGAATCCGTTGTTCATCCGGTATGGAAACCAGGACCTGAAGCCTTCCCTCACCCACTTCCTGGATTTCTCTTACAACACCGTTAACAGCAACTCACAGCCTTTTCTGATCAACCTGAATGCGGTCCTGTACGAGAATGAGATTGTGGAACAGGTTACAGCTGATGCGGCGGGCTTCCAGAGCACAAAACCCATGAATTTCAGCGGCAATTATTTATTTTCATTCAATATTTCTAAGTCTGCCGAGCTCAAACGCAGCGAAATCAATATGAATTTCAATACCAACGTGATGTACAGGTATTCGGGGAATATCGTCAATGGTGTAGAGAACCATACTAAAATTTCCACGATCCGGGAGACTATTGCAGCATCAAAGACTTTCGGGGAGGCGTTAGATGTAAGCCTTAATTTCCAGCCATCGCTGATCATCAGCACCAATACCCTGGATGCATCAAAAACATCATTCTTCACCTATACCTCAGGGCTTGATCTTTCCTGGAGCAATGACACATGGAAGCTGACAGGATACGGATCGCATTCCCATTATGGCCGGTTCAATACCAGCCGCAGCCGGTCTTTTTTTATGGCCAACCTTTTTATTGAACGGAAAATTTCCCAACTGCGACCCTTATACCTTCATCTTGCCTATTATAATATCACCAATTCCAAGGATTATATCAACAGGATCATTTCAGGAAACACCCTCCTGGATTCAGCTAAAGAAATGATGCCGCCCTACCTTATGTTCGGTGTCAAATGGAATATCCTGAAAAATAACTGA
- a CDS encoding nitroreductase family protein, which translates to MDLIKNLHWRYAVKKYSDESVSEDKIDQIIEAINLTASSCGIQPYRLFVIANSEVRQKLGEGSFNSQIYASSHLLVFAGFNTITNDYISTYVEMMERQRNLEEGALDILKNTLISHFSLQTPEQNAIWSSKQAYIGLGTALIAAAELKVDATPMEGFNPKLFDEVLGLSEKGLHASVIISLGYRDKENDYLASVPKARLPINEFSIKIY; encoded by the coding sequence ATGGATCTAATCAAAAATTTGCACTGGCGTTACGCGGTTAAAAAATACTCAGATGAGTCAGTCAGCGAGGATAAAATTGACCAGATAATTGAAGCCATAAATCTAACTGCCTCTTCCTGCGGAATACAGCCTTATCGACTGTTTGTAATAGCCAATTCTGAAGTAAGACAAAAATTAGGGGAGGGATCTTTCAACTCACAGATTTATGCTTCTTCTCACTTATTAGTTTTTGCCGGATTCAATACAATAACCAATGATTACATTAGTACCTACGTAGAGATGATGGAGCGGCAACGAAATTTGGAAGAAGGGGCACTTGACATTCTGAAAAATACCCTAATAAGCCATTTCTCTCTGCAAACCCCTGAACAAAATGCAATCTGGTCAAGTAAACAGGCATATATCGGTCTGGGAACAGCGTTGATTGCCGCTGCTGAACTCAAAGTGGATGCCACTCCCATGGAAGGTTTTAATCCGAAATTATTTGATGAAGTTTTAGGCCTGTCTGAAAAGGGTCTTCATGCATCAGTCATTATTTCGTTAGGTTATAGGGACAAAGAAAATGATTACCTGGCATCAGTTCCAAAAGCTCGTTTGCCCATCAATGAATTTTCGATTAAAATATACTAA
- a CDS encoding winged helix-turn-helix transcriptional regulator, with protein sequence MEQEFDLVKDCSQKILAISDTMEILNGKWKMSIIACLCYKPMRYSELLKEVKGISGKMLSRELKDLEANELIMRNVQSTAPVSVEYTITDYGQSLKDLTNVIADWGFIHRKRIIAGIKSSFKN encoded by the coding sequence ATGGAACAAGAATTTGATTTAGTAAAAGATTGCAGCCAAAAAATTTTGGCTATCAGCGATACCATGGAAATTTTAAATGGAAAATGGAAGATGTCTATTATTGCATGTCTGTGTTATAAACCAATGCGGTATTCCGAATTACTGAAAGAGGTTAAGGGTATTTCTGGAAAAATGCTTAGCAGAGAGCTGAAAGATTTGGAAGCAAATGAGTTGATTATGCGTAACGTACAAAGCACAGCACCTGTTTCCGTAGAGTATACAATAACGGACTATGGACAATCACTTAAGGATTTGACAAATGTAATAGCGGATTGGGGATTTATCCATAGAAAGCGCATTATTGCAGGAATAAAATCATCATTTAAAAATTAG
- a CDS encoding linear amide C-N hydrolase — translation MKFLFFRLAVIFSIACSVQSKACSAFLLTGKEYNVVGFNENWKTMPGMIVINKRDVLKRNISWQNLTTDQTQADKQWTSKFGSVTFNLLGYDFPCYGVNEKGLFLVELYLEETTRVYHPKQPDMFWAQWIQYQLDHYKTVKEVVDHLNDGPNIDWWPNAAGSHFFLTDAKGNAATIALLNGKYTVLTHKEMPMPLLCNNQYQKDLAAAKKFDFLGGNIKFDPDQNKNWEDRYNRAYYMLKNYTYDQKPVDYAWNILNSIHPGEWQTVIDTKNMNLYFRSDLKKEVKTIDISKLDFSKNATIKYLDIHTDEKGIVNASFQNLTMAKNNQYVEQGFPIGYDNKEFGTSSIFGKLKKNIVKFFENILPES, via the coding sequence ATGAAATTTCTCTTTTTTCGCCTTGCCGTAATTTTCTCTATCGCCTGTTCAGTCCAGAGTAAAGCCTGCTCCGCTTTTTTACTGACCGGAAAAGAGTATAATGTCGTTGGTTTCAATGAAAACTGGAAAACAATGCCGGGAATGATCGTGATCAACAAACGTGATGTGCTGAAAAGGAATATCAGCTGGCAGAATCTGACCACTGATCAGACACAAGCCGATAAACAATGGACCTCAAAATTCGGTTCCGTTACCTTTAATCTCTTAGGATATGATTTCCCCTGCTATGGTGTCAACGAGAAAGGCCTCTTTCTGGTCGAATTATACCTGGAAGAAACAACCAGAGTTTACCATCCCAAACAGCCCGATATGTTCTGGGCACAATGGATCCAGTATCAGTTGGATCATTACAAAACGGTAAAAGAAGTGGTGGATCATCTGAATGACGGACCCAATATAGACTGGTGGCCCAACGCGGCCGGAAGTCACTTTTTCCTGACCGATGCAAAAGGAAATGCTGCAACGATTGCCTTATTGAACGGGAAATATACCGTACTTACCCATAAGGAAATGCCCATGCCTTTGCTGTGCAATAATCAATACCAAAAGGATCTGGCTGCTGCCAAAAAGTTTGATTTCCTGGGCGGAAATATAAAGTTTGATCCGGATCAGAACAAAAACTGGGAAGACCGTTATAACCGGGCCTATTACATGCTGAAGAATTACACGTATGATCAAAAACCCGTTGATTATGCCTGGAATATTTTGAATTCCATACACCCGGGTGAATGGCAGACCGTTATTGATACGAAAAACATGAACCTGTACTTCAGATCCGACCTTAAAAAAGAGGTAAAGACCATCGATATCAGCAAGCTGGATTTTTCTAAAAATGCCACGATAAAATACCTGGATATCCACACGGATGAAAAAGGAATCGTTAACGCCTCCTTTCAAAACCTGACGATGGCAAAAAACAACCAGTATGTGGAACAAGGATTTCCTATCGGGTATGACAATAAAGAATTTGGAACTTCTTCAATTTTCGGGAAACTGAAAAAAAATATCGTGAAATTCTTTGAAAACATCTTGCCTGAATCTTAA
- a CDS encoding peptidoglycan-binding protein LysM has protein sequence MIKQISIAALTITAFILGTNTIQAQNTTGTTTVNITLNDVISIDAGSTAIGNTVDFNYATAADYNSDQTITKANSLKVTSTKNFNVKVKAGGASFVNGTNLIPVNVLTIKAASASGTMGGTKSAVVLSATDQTLVSNAPLGSALTLNLDYTIPAAKSSSSDILGKPAGTYTQTVTYTATAL, from the coding sequence ATGATAAAACAAATCTCCATCGCAGCCTTAACTATCACAGCTTTCATATTAGGAACGAATACTATTCAGGCTCAGAATACGACTGGAACCACAACCGTAAACATTACCCTGAACGATGTCATCTCTATCGATGCAGGAAGTACAGCCATCGGGAATACGGTTGACTTCAACTATGCCACTGCAGCAGACTACAACTCTGACCAGACGATTACCAAAGCCAATTCTTTAAAAGTGACTTCAACGAAGAACTTTAATGTTAAGGTAAAAGCAGGAGGGGCAAGCTTCGTCAACGGAACCAACCTGATCCCTGTCAATGTCCTGACCATCAAAGCCGCTTCCGCTTCCGGAACTATGGGTGGTACAAAAAGCGCGGTGGTTTTATCTGCAACGGACCAGACTTTAGTCTCCAATGCTCCGCTGGGAAGCGCATTGACCCTGAACCTTGACTATACCATTCCAGCGGCGAAATCATCATCTTCCGATATCTTAGGGAAACCGGCCGGAACGTATACGCAAACCGTAACCTATACCGCAACAGCTTTATGA
- a CDS encoding helix-turn-helix domain-containing protein, protein MKHFQLVDESLYISAAHNAIESLILDAFLYANSTEINKDVKFDYLYYVNRFKVLLQRCFKIEKKVSYYAGQLHVSSRKLTEMTEYILGKTAKQVVIEKITSECIKALESSNQTISEISYDLGFSNEANFTNFIKKHTGKKPSEIKSITMVF, encoded by the coding sequence ATGAAACATTTTCAGCTCGTGGATGAAAGCCTTTATATTTCCGCTGCCCACAATGCGATAGAAAGCCTTATTCTTGATGCATTTTTGTATGCGAATAGTACTGAAATCAATAAAGATGTAAAGTTTGATTATCTTTATTATGTAAACAGATTTAAGGTTCTTCTGCAGAGGTGCTTTAAGATAGAAAAAAAAGTGTCATACTATGCGGGTCAGCTTCATGTATCATCAAGGAAACTGACAGAGATGACAGAATATATCTTAGGAAAGACAGCAAAGCAAGTTGTGATTGAAAAAATTACAAGCGAATGTATAAAAGCTTTAGAATCCTCAAATCAGACGATCTCTGAAATTTCATATGATCTAGGGTTCAGCAATGAAGCAAATTTTACTAATTTTATCAAGAAACATACAGGAAAAAAACCATCAGAAATAAAATCAATAACCATGGTTTTTTGA
- a CDS encoding APC family permease produces the protein MSTKKLGEWSATAICGNDITSSCLYVSALAIVAAGQYAWIALLLVAAVLYLFRKIYGEVVGALPLNGGAYNVLLNTTTKSNASIAACLTILSYMATAVISSSEAMHYLHHIFPYFNVNIATFLLLLFFLGLTIQGISESAIVALIIFIFHLATMLLLIGSCIYFVFSNGIDILLDNFHLPVKSGSILTAIFFGFSAAMLGISGFESSSNFVEEQKRGIFPKTLRNMWIAVSILNPVIAFLVICIIPISSVEAHQNSFLSYVGTLTGGKWLATLISINAVSVLSGAVLTSFVGVNGLIKRMTLDRILPNYFLKENKRGSTYRILILFFLLCCSVLLVTRGQLAPLAAVYALSFLTVMASFAVGNILLKLRRSRLPRPDYASPGTVIIALLAIIIALYGTVKTKPQYLVTFLQYFVPSVLIILAMLMRKDIMHFIINALQSVSKSYKKYTLTRQRTLNRSLTRLYQQNFIFFSKGDDIATLNKVMMYLHENEVTNKIKIVSVLDKHQQPDPKFLADFDTLDRAYPDVDMEYIILVGKFTPELVDDLSKKWNIPKNFMFISSPGEKFSYRVDELGGVRLIL, from the coding sequence ATGTCTACAAAAAAACTAGGTGAATGGTCTGCTACAGCAATTTGTGGAAATGATATAACATCTTCGTGCCTGTATGTTTCCGCCCTGGCCATTGTAGCAGCCGGTCAATATGCATGGATCGCACTGCTTCTTGTTGCTGCAGTCCTGTATTTATTTCGAAAGATTTATGGGGAAGTGGTTGGCGCCCTTCCGCTAAATGGGGGTGCTTATAATGTTCTGCTAAACACGACCACTAAAAGCAACGCTTCAATAGCTGCATGCTTAACGATACTCTCGTACATGGCAACTGCGGTTATTTCTTCAAGCGAAGCCATGCATTACCTGCATCACATATTTCCTTATTTTAATGTTAATATCGCTACCTTTCTCCTGCTTTTGTTTTTTCTGGGTCTTACGATCCAAGGTATATCCGAAAGTGCGATAGTAGCCCTTATTATATTTATTTTCCATCTGGCGACCATGCTTCTTTTAATAGGATCCTGTATTTACTTTGTCTTTAGTAATGGTATAGATATTCTTCTAGATAATTTTCATTTGCCGGTAAAAAGTGGCAGTATTTTGACGGCGATCTTTTTTGGCTTTTCTGCTGCTATGTTAGGTATTTCAGGCTTTGAGAGTTCTTCCAATTTCGTCGAGGAGCAGAAAAGAGGAATTTTCCCAAAAACCCTACGAAATATGTGGATTGCGGTTTCAATTCTCAACCCTGTAATTGCATTTTTAGTGATCTGTATCATTCCAATATCATCAGTAGAGGCACATCAAAACTCATTTTTAAGTTATGTTGGAACACTGACTGGGGGTAAATGGCTGGCAACCCTTATTTCCATCAATGCCGTTTCGGTACTCAGCGGAGCGGTTCTAACTTCTTTTGTAGGAGTGAACGGTCTTATCAAGAGAATGACCCTCGATAGAATTCTTCCTAATTACTTCCTGAAAGAAAACAAAAGGGGAAGTACTTACAGGATTCTTATTCTATTCTTTCTTTTATGCTGTTCAGTGCTTTTGGTTACAAGAGGGCAACTGGCTCCATTGGCGGCAGTATATGCCTTATCCTTCTTGACTGTTATGGCATCTTTTGCCGTTGGTAATATTCTTTTAAAATTACGGCGGTCTCGTCTTCCCAGGCCTGATTACGCCAGTCCTGGCACTGTAATAATCGCACTTCTTGCCATCATTATTGCTCTCTATGGAACTGTCAAAACTAAACCGCAGTATCTTGTTACGTTTCTTCAGTATTTCGTTCCTTCTGTACTGATCATCCTGGCCATGCTGATGAGAAAGGACATTATGCATTTTATTATTAATGCACTACAGTCTGTATCAAAAAGTTATAAAAAATATACCCTTACAAGGCAAAGGACTTTAAACCGGAGCCTTACCCGTTTATATCAGCAAAATTTTATATTCTTTTCCAAGGGAGATGATATAGCGACCCTTAACAAGGTAATGATGTATTTGCACGAAAATGAAGTCACCAATAAAATTAAAATAGTTAGCGTTTTGGATAAGCACCAACAACCGGATCCGAAATTTCTGGCAGATTTCGATACCCTGGACAGAGCTTATCCTGATGTGGATATGGAGTATATTATTCTGGTAGGAAAGTTTACCCCTGAACTCGTTGATGATTTAAGTAAAAAATGGAATATTCCCAAAAATTTTATGTTTATCAGCAGTCCAGGCGAAAAATTCAGTTATAGAGTGGACGAGTTGGGTGGAGTTCGATTGATATTATAA
- the nhaA gene encoding Na+/H+ antiporter NhaA, translated as MDHKDTLKPIDKIVKPVQRFIQQEKSGGLLLGISVIVALLLANTPLSHTYHEILEQSFGFQWNGNTYFEYNIHHWINDGLMSIFFFVVGLELKREIIGGELSNPKKALLPIIAAVGGMLIPALIYLLFNPSGEPHKGWGIPMATDIAFALGVLYLLGSRIPLALKVFLTALAIVDDLGAVLVIAFFYTDDINMMYLMVGLIILAVMYLGNRLGVRSILFYALLGICGVWTTFLLSGVHATIAAVLAAFTIPADVKIKENVFISKIQLYLERFKNIDPTENTPTLTNEQLHVLEQINEATLAATPPLQRLEHAMHPAVSFLIIPIFAIANAGVSLDIDFESLFNNNIALGTAFGLIGGKVLGVVGFSYAFIRLKIAHAPEGMTFRNLLGLGFLASIGFTMSLFVTSLAFTHEEYQTQAKIGIFAASLIGGIMGYIILNKNAKQTDQ; from the coding sequence ATGGATCATAAAGACACCCTAAAACCTATCGATAAAATTGTAAAGCCTGTCCAGCGGTTTATTCAGCAGGAAAAATCAGGCGGGCTGCTATTGGGAATCAGTGTCATTGTTGCCCTGTTGCTGGCAAATACACCACTATCACATACGTATCACGAAATCCTTGAGCAGTCATTCGGCTTCCAGTGGAACGGCAACACCTACTTCGAGTACAACATCCACCATTGGATTAACGACGGTTTGATGTCTATCTTTTTTTTCGTGGTCGGACTTGAGCTAAAGAGGGAAATTATAGGCGGTGAGTTGTCCAACCCAAAGAAAGCTTTACTCCCAATTATTGCAGCAGTAGGAGGAATGCTGATACCTGCCCTTATTTACCTTTTGTTCAACCCTTCGGGTGAACCGCATAAAGGCTGGGGTATCCCTATGGCAACCGATATCGCCTTTGCGCTGGGTGTCTTATATCTTCTGGGGAGCCGGATTCCGCTGGCACTGAAAGTATTTCTTACCGCCCTGGCCATTGTAGATGATCTGGGAGCCGTATTGGTGATCGCATTCTTCTATACTGACGACATCAATATGATGTACCTGATGGTTGGACTGATCATTCTCGCTGTCATGTATCTGGGCAACAGGCTCGGCGTACGGTCTATTCTTTTTTATGCATTGCTTGGAATCTGCGGCGTATGGACGACTTTCCTGCTTTCAGGAGTTCATGCCACTATTGCGGCGGTGCTGGCTGCTTTTACTATCCCTGCCGATGTGAAGATAAAAGAAAATGTATTTATTTCTAAGATACAGCTTTACCTGGAACGCTTCAAGAATATTGATCCTACCGAAAATACACCAACTTTAACCAACGAGCAGCTGCATGTTCTGGAGCAGATTAATGAAGCGACGCTGGCTGCAACACCGCCTTTACAAAGGCTCGAACATGCCATGCATCCGGCCGTATCGTTTTTAATTATTCCTATTTTTGCTATTGCCAATGCAGGAGTGTCACTGGATATCGACTTCGAAAGTCTTTTTAATAATAATATTGCACTGGGCACCGCATTCGGGCTTATCGGCGGTAAAGTATTGGGCGTCGTAGGCTTCAGCTATGCTTTCATCAGGCTGAAGATTGCCCATGCACCGGAAGGAATGACTTTCAGAAACCTGCTAGGGCTGGGGTTTCTGGCCTCTATCGGTTTTACCATGTCTTTGTTTGTCACATCCCTTGCCTTCACGCATGAAGAATACCAGACCCAGGCCAAGATCGGTATTTTTGCAGCTTCGCTGATCGGTGGGATTATGGGCTATATTATTCTTAATAAAAATGCGAAACAGACCGATCAATGA
- a CDS encoding DUF389 domain-containing protein, whose protein sequence is MINSIFNFINLHNGEEKKDKVLENVISNISFRGSNLWILACAIIIASIGLNVNSTAVIIGAMLISPLMGPIVGAGFALGTYNFRLLKKSIKSLLIATFVSLAVSALYFYLSPFKDVQSELLSRTAPNIYDVMIAFFGGLVGVIAITRVEKGNPIPGVAIATALMPPLCTAGFGLATFNFSFFFGAFYLYTINCFFICIATFFVVKFLKYPSSIIDNKYEKRIRYGISILILVMIIPSFYLAYNLYNEKKFTKTAEQFIQKEFENNGYTIIYKKIAYNASPKTIDIAFLNKTFNKEQMASYNKMLTDNGLSNTKLNIRQDDTDIKSQILSEINKFDTNISEKDVTISNLRRQLDTYRISDSSFLKEIKILYPEMRNISYGKIEQYPETDSARLQFTLMYSGNSDATRLKNWLHERLNEKNITLVNIADNTAKPSNTRTDKKK, encoded by the coding sequence ATGATAAACAGTATTTTTAATTTCATCAATCTTCATAATGGAGAAGAAAAAAAGGATAAGGTCCTGGAGAATGTGATCTCAAACATTTCGTTTCGCGGTTCCAACCTATGGATCCTGGCCTGTGCCATTATCATTGCATCCATTGGCCTTAACGTAAACTCTACCGCTGTAATTATCGGCGCTATGCTTATCTCTCCATTAATGGGGCCGATCGTAGGTGCAGGTTTTGCCTTAGGAACCTACAATTTCAGGCTCCTTAAAAAATCGATCAAAAGTCTTCTGATTGCCACGTTTGTAAGTCTTGCCGTATCAGCTCTCTACTTCTACCTAAGTCCCTTCAAAGATGTGCAATCGGAGCTTTTGTCCAGAACGGCTCCAAATATCTATGATGTGATGATTGCCTTTTTTGGAGGCCTGGTTGGAGTCATTGCTATTACCAGGGTGGAGAAAGGGAATCCGATTCCCGGAGTGGCTATCGCTACGGCCCTGATGCCCCCTCTGTGTACGGCAGGTTTCGGATTGGCGACTTTTAATTTTTCATTTTTTTTTGGTGCATTTTACCTCTATACGATCAATTGTTTTTTTATTTGTATCGCGACTTTTTTTGTTGTGAAATTTCTGAAGTATCCTTCCTCGATTATTGATAACAAATACGAAAAGCGAATCCGGTACGGGATTTCAATCCTTATTCTGGTCATGATCATTCCGAGTTTTTATCTGGCCTATAATCTTTATAATGAGAAGAAATTCACTAAGACTGCTGAGCAGTTTATCCAGAAGGAGTTCGAAAATAACGGCTATACCATCATCTATAAGAAAATAGCGTACAATGCCAGCCCTAAAACCATTGATATAGCCTTCTTAAATAAAACTTTCAATAAGGAGCAGATGGCTTCGTATAATAAAATGCTAACGGATAATGGATTGTCTAACACTAAACTGAACATTCGTCAGGACGATACTGATATCAAATCCCAGATCTTAAGCGAAATCAATAAGTTCGATACCAATATTTCAGAAAAGGATGTAACCATTTCAAACCTGCGCCGGCAACTCGATACCTACAGGATTTCCGATTCATCATTCCTGAAAGAAATAAAAATTCTTTATCCCGAAATGCGTAATATATCTTATGGCAAAATAGAACAGTATCCCGAAACAGACAGTGCCAGACTGCAGTTCACCCTTATGTATTCCGGGAATAGCGACGCTACCAGGCTTAAAAACTGGCTTCATGAACGGCTTAATGAAAAAAACATTACCTTGGTAAATATTGCGGATAATACTGCAAAACCATCCAATACCCGAACCGATAAAAAGAAATAA